The genomic DNA CATGACAAATGTATCAATTTGATGTTCTTGTACATCCGTGACTTTCTGATCCCAATTGTTTTCCGCGATAACTTCGTCAACGTAGCGAATCGATTCCAAAATCAATTTACGGTTTTCGAAGCTGTGATACGATTCTTTGTGTTTCAGTCGATTGAACTCGTCCGTCGAAATCGCAACGACTAAATAATCGCCCATTTCCTTTGCGCGTTTGAGGATGTTGATGTGACCCCAATGTAGTAAATCAAATGTACCGTACGTGATGACTTTTTTCATGATGATTCTCCTTTATGCTGATTGCTGGCGGGTTGCAGTATACGTTGATAGGCTTTTAAAGACGCTGTTCCGTCATCCCACTGACAAAATTTCTTTTCAAATGCGGCAAACGCCGGACCATATCGATCGCTCCATTCGTGCAATCGGTCAATCTCTTCAAATAGCCGTGATTGTTGTAAAACGAGCGGTCCGGGTGCTTCCTGTTCAAAGTCAAAATAAAATCCGCGCAATTGGTCCCGGTAATGTTCTAAATCATACGTATAAAAAATCATCGGTCGTTTCAAATGCGCATAGTCAAACATGACGGAAGAATAATCCGTAATCATGGCATCCGCTGCGATATACAAATCTGAAATATCCGGGTAACCCGAAGCGTTATGAATAGAGGGATAAGCCGTCGTATCCACTTGATCTGCGACTAAATAATGCATCCGGATGAGTAACGTATATTCAGCACCAAACCGTTTTTCAAACTGTTCCAACGAAAAAGGCAACTTAAAGGAATAAGACCCCTGTACCACATATTCATTGTCTCGCCATGTCGGCGCATATAGAATGATTTTTTTGGTCCGATCGATCTGATACCGGGAATAGACCCGTTCAAGAATTTCCGGATGGCGTTCCGTCTGGTAAAACACATCATTACGCGGATAACCGATTTCAAGCATTTCACCTGAAAAATCAAAGGCCCGCCGAAATATCCGACTTGAATAGGCGTTCGGTGAAATCAATACATCCCACTTGGATGCTTCACGCGCAAAGTCACGTTTATAGCGTTCTGTCGTCGTATTAGCCATCTGCACATCATCCATGTCGAGTGCTAACTTCTTTAACGGCGTTCCATGCCACGTTTGTAAATAGATGGTTCCTTTTCGTTTGAACAACCAAGAGGGAAGCCTGCTGTTAGAAATCCAGACACGCGATGTAGCGAGCAGATAAATCCAGCGAATGGTCATTCGATCTACTGTCTGAACCGTCGGGTCATGTAATACACTTTGCCGATCTTTACTGAAAATCAACTCAAGTTCCGGATGTTCTTGTTTTAGCGTTTCATAAATAGCACGTGGATTGTCACTGTATTGTTTCCCTAAAAAGCTTTCAAAAAGGAAGCGATTTTGGTGAACCGGCAAACAAGCAAACAACCGCATCACAAGATGCAATCCCGTTTCGATCAATTTGGTTTTCTTGATCCACTGACGTAATTGACGTTTCAAAATTGTACTCCTTAATTTAACAAAAAATTTACTTTTTATAGAACTTCATATAAATCAAACCTCAACCATCATAACAAAAAGCGCATCCATTTGGAATCAGTATTTGAACGCATATAACGGAAAGGTAAATCAAACTTCGTCGTGTTGTGCACAAGACCTTTTCGATGGCTGAACGTTTCAAAGCTGTATTTGCCATGATATCCGCCGATACCACTGGCGCCAACGCCACCAAACGGTAAATTATGCTGTGCGACATGCATGAGTGTATCATTCACACAACCGCCGCCAAAGGAAATCCGGTTCAGGACACGTTCCTTGACGAAATCGTTCTCTGTGAACAAATAAAGTGCAAGCGGTTTGTCACGGTCTGTGACAAATGTGATGACATCTTCGATTTCATCATATACAAGAACCGGCAAAATCGGACCGAATATTTCTTCTTGCATCAATTTTGAATCAAGTGGAACGTTCGTCATGACGGTCGGAGCCATTTTTCTTGTTTCCGGGTCAACTTGTCCGCCGAATTCAATGTCTCCCTGATCGAGATAGCCTGTTAAGCGTTCCAAGTGACTATCGGATACAATTTTGACGTATGATCCAACTCCTACACCGTTCCCATACTGTGAAAATGCCTCTTCTTCGATATAACGCAGGAATGTTTCTTGGACGTCCCGATGAACGAAAACATAGTCCGGTGCGATACATGTCTGTCCGGCGTTTAACCATTTCCCCCAGGCAATCCGCTTCGCTGCGAGTCTTAAATCTGCATCCTTGTGGACAATCGTCGGAGACTTGCCCCCGAGTTCAAGGGTGACCGGTGTCAGGTGTTTCGCTGCTGCTTGATGAACGATTTTTCCAACGCGTGTCGAGCCGGTAAAGAAGATATAATCAAACTTCTCTTCCAACACTGCTGCACTCACTTCCGCATCGCCTTCAATCACTACACCAAAACGTTCATGGAAGGCTGTCTCAAAAACTTCACGCAACACACGCGAGACGTTTGGCGTTAATTCCGAAGGTTTTAAAACGACGGTATTTCCTGCTGCAATCGCTCCTACGACAGGTGCAAGGGCAAGTTGGAAAGGATAATTCCAAGGTGCAATGACAAGCACGTTTCCGTACGGCTCGAAACGGATTTCGCTTTTCGAGCCGAAATGCAACAATGGCGTCCCGACACGGCGCGGCTTTGCAAGACGGCGCAATTGTTTTTCCATCCGATTGATTTCGCCGTAGACAAAACCGATTTCTGTCGTAAAGGCGTCTTGACGTCCTTTATTCAAGTCTGCTTTCAATGCATCATAAATGGCTGCTTCATGCGTTTCAATCGCTTGTTTCAAAAACGTCAACATACTTAAACGAAAAGCAATGCTTCTTGTTGCGCCTGTCTTGTAAAAAGTCCGTTGTACCTCGACCTGACGTGCTACATCTAATCCCGTTGTCGTCAATCCCATCCGTAAATCCCCCTTGTGAGCTCATTCATTTCTTACTTCTCATTCTACCATAGCTGTCAGGGCAAATAAAAAAAGCGGAGAGTGTTTTCTCCGCCTTCCGTTTACAGCTGAATCGCTGTCTCTAGTGCTACTTTCATCATATCGTTAAACGTCGTTTGACGTTCTTCCGATGTCGTCTCTTCGCCCGTCAACAAATGATCGGAAATCGTCAAGATCGTCAGCGCATTGACTTTATGTTTTGCAGCAAGTGTATAGAGGCCTGCCGCTTCCATCTCGATTGCCAGGCAACCAAAGTCCGCCCATTTTTTGAAGTGATGGAAATCATCTTGATAAAATTGATCGGTCGTGAAGATTTGACCGACTTTTGCATCGATGCCGTGCTCTTTCGCTGTCATATAAGCTTTGTGCAATAAGTCAAACGATGCTGTCGGCGCATAATCCAGTCCGTTGAACCGAACTCGGTTTTGTGCCATATCATGTGACGCACTCATCGCGATGACGACGTCGCGGACTTTGACATCCGGCGTGATCCCGCCGGCAGTACCGACTCGAATCAGATTTTTAGCTCCGTATGATTGGATCAATTCGTTTGCATAAATCGACATCGACGGGACACCCATCCCTGTTCCTTGAACAGAAACTTTTTTGCCTTTATACGTTCCTGTAAAACCATACATTCCGCGAACTTCGTTATACAAAACGACGTCCTCTAAAAATGTATCGGCAATATATTTTGCACGAAGCGGATC from Exiguobacterium sibiricum 7-3 includes the following:
- the tagD gene encoding glycerol-3-phosphate cytidylyltransferase, producing MKKVITYGTFDLLHWGHINILKRAKEMGDYLVVAISTDEFNRLKHKESYHSFENRKLILESIRYVDEVIAENNWDQKVTDVQEHQIDTFVMGDDWAGEFDFLKEYCEVVYLSRTEGISTSQIKTELGNGS
- a CDS encoding CDP-glycerol glycerophosphotransferase family protein — its product is MKRQLRQWIKKTKLIETGLHLVMRLFACLPVHQNRFLFESFLGKQYSDNPRAIYETLKQEHPELELIFSKDRQSVLHDPTVQTVDRMTIRWIYLLATSRVWISNSRLPSWLFKRKGTIYLQTWHGTPLKKLALDMDDVQMANTTTERYKRDFAREASKWDVLISPNAYSSRIFRRAFDFSGEMLEIGYPRNDVFYQTERHPEILERVYSRYQIDRTKKIILYAPTWRDNEYVVQGSYSFKLPFSLEQFEKRFGAEYTLLIRMHYLVADQVDTTAYPSIHNASGYPDISDLYIAADAMITDYSSVMFDYAHLKRPMIFYTYDLEHYRDQLRGFYFDFEQEAPGPLVLQQSRLFEEIDRLHEWSDRYGPAFAAFEKKFCQWDDGTASLKAYQRILQPASNQHKGESS
- a CDS encoding aldehyde dehydrogenase; this encodes MGLTTTGLDVARQVEVQRTFYKTGATRSIAFRLSMLTFLKQAIETHEAAIYDALKADLNKGRQDAFTTEIGFVYGEINRMEKQLRRLAKPRRVGTPLLHFGSKSEIRFEPYGNVLVIAPWNYPFQLALAPVVGAIAAGNTVVLKPSELTPNVSRVLREVFETAFHERFGVVIEGDAEVSAAVLEEKFDYIFFTGSTRVGKIVHQAAAKHLTPVTLELGGKSPTIVHKDADLRLAAKRIAWGKWLNAGQTCIAPDYVFVHRDVQETFLRYIEEEAFSQYGNGVGVGSYVKIVSDSHLERLTGYLDQGDIEFGGQVDPETRKMAPTVMTNVPLDSKLMQEEIFGPILPVLVYDEIEDVITFVTDRDKPLALYLFTENDFVKERVLNRISFGGGCVNDTLMHVAQHNLPFGGVGASGIGGYHGKYSFETFSHRKGLVHNTTKFDLPFRYMRSNTDSKWMRFLL
- the deoD gene encoding purine-nucleoside phosphorylase — protein: MSVHINATEGQIAETVLLPGDPLRAKYIADTFLEDVVLYNEVRGMYGFTGTYKGKKVSVQGTGMGVPSMSIYANELIQSYGAKNLIRVGTAGGITPDVKVRDVVIAMSASHDMAQNRVRFNGLDYAPTASFDLLHKAYMTAKEHGIDAKVGQIFTTDQFYQDDFHHFKKWADFGCLAIEMEAAGLYTLAAKHKVNALTILTISDHLLTGEETTSEERQTTFNDMMKVALETAIQL